The nucleotide window CTTGCTTTACTACCGAGAGAAAGCCATTGCCGAAATCACCAATGAAGATGTGGTACTGTATAATAATGATCATATTTTGAAAAACAATCTTTCGGCCTCATATCAAAACCAAATCGTTAACGCCATTAAATTATACTTCATAACCATTCGAGAAACCAAAATAGAAATAGATAAAATACACCGTCCCAAACGTGAGAAAGTTTTACCAAATGTTTTGAGCAAAAGAGGAAGTCAAATTAATCTTGAATGCACATTCTAATATCAAACACAAAACAATGCTTTCGCTGATTTACAGTTGTGGTTTGCGCTGTGGCGAATTATTAGCACTACGTCCTATACATATCGATTCA belongs to Flavobacterium gilvum and includes:
- a CDS encoding phage integrase N-terminal SAM-like domain-containing protein gives rise to the protein MTTYSEALKSFLLYYREKAIAEITNEDVVLYNNDHILKNNLSASYQNQIVNAIKLYFITIRETKIEIDKIHRPKREKVLPNVLSKRGSQINLECTF